A single genomic interval of Candidatus Sulfotelmatobacter sp. harbors:
- a CDS encoding type II toxin-antitoxin system VapC family toxin, whose translation MILDTNALSAAANDDPAIIPVLARADQIAIPVIALGEYRYGIAQSRHRASYAEWLIGLLHDCLVLDANEPTTHYYAEIILELKKKGRPIPTNDIWIAALCRQHSLPLLSRDRHFDLVPGIKRIGW comes from the coding sequence ATGATTCTCGATACCAACGCTCTGTCCGCCGCGGCGAACGATGATCCAGCCATCATTCCCGTTCTGGCTCGTGCCGATCAAATCGCAATTCCCGTGATCGCGCTTGGAGAGTACCGCTATGGCATCGCACAGTCCCGGCACCGGGCCAGCTACGCAGAGTGGTTAATTGGCCTGCTCCATGACTGTCTGGTGTTGGACGCCAATGAGCCGACCACGCACTATTACGCCGAGATCATCCTCGAATTGAAAAAAAAGGGTCGACCGATTCCCACCAACGATATCTGGATCGCCGCCCTCTGCCGCCAGCATTCTCTCCCGTTGCTGAGCCGCGATCGCCATTTCGACCTGGTGCCGGGAATTAAAAGAATAGGTTGGTAG